The following proteins come from a genomic window of Haloactinomyces albus:
- a CDS encoding aromatic ring-hydroxylating oxygenase subunit alpha, whose translation MTTGELPTAQEQANNLPESLRETLAGHYYTDPEIFRLEQENIFEAGWFCAVLSADLAKPGQYETVQIGRESVLVARGRDGAIKAFLNVCRHRGARLCTEDKGEVRRSFQCPYHAWTYSFDGALIAAPNLGAMDDVDRTQYGLHEVHVREWLGYVWLCLAEQPPSFEDTVIGDVSARLGTPDAIVGYQVADLKLGRRIEYDVKANWKQIIENFMECYHCATIHPELTEVLPEFADGLAAQYFVGHGAEFGEDVQGFTVDGSAGLEKLPGVSEEQDRRYYAITVRPQVFINLVPDHVVFHRMFPLTAERTLVRCDWLYLPEVVDSGADIDRSVELFHRVNQQDFDACERCQLAMDSRAYADGGVLVPSEHHISEFHDWVREHIGEEGKPHNGAS comes from the coding sequence ATGACGACCGGTGAGCTTCCCACCGCCCAGGAACAGGCCAACAACCTCCCCGAGAGCCTGCGCGAGACCCTGGCCGGGCACTACTACACCGACCCCGAAATCTTCCGCCTGGAACAGGAGAACATCTTCGAAGCGGGCTGGTTCTGCGCCGTGCTCAGCGCGGACCTGGCCAAGCCCGGGCAGTACGAGACGGTCCAGATCGGACGCGAGAGCGTGTTGGTCGCGCGGGGCCGCGACGGTGCGATCAAGGCGTTCCTCAACGTCTGCAGGCACCGCGGCGCGCGACTGTGCACCGAGGACAAGGGCGAGGTCCGCCGGTCCTTCCAGTGCCCGTACCACGCCTGGACCTACTCCTTCGACGGCGCGCTGATCGCCGCGCCGAACCTCGGCGCGATGGACGACGTCGACCGCACCCAGTACGGGCTGCACGAGGTGCACGTGCGCGAGTGGCTCGGGTACGTGTGGCTGTGCCTGGCCGAGCAGCCACCGTCGTTCGAGGACACCGTCATCGGCGACGTCAGCGCGCGGCTGGGCACCCCGGACGCGATCGTCGGCTACCAGGTCGCCGACCTCAAGCTCGGCAGGCGCATCGAGTACGACGTGAAGGCGAACTGGAAGCAGATCATCGAGAACTTCATGGAGTGCTACCACTGCGCCACGATCCACCCCGAGCTCACCGAGGTGCTCCCGGAATTCGCCGACGGGCTGGCCGCACAGTACTTCGTGGGCCACGGCGCGGAATTCGGTGAGGATGTCCAGGGCTTCACGGTGGACGGTTCGGCCGGCCTGGAGAAGCTCCCCGGGGTGAGCGAGGAGCAGGACCGCCGCTACTACGCCATCACCGTGCGGCCGCAGGTGTTCATCAACCTGGTGCCCGACCACGTGGTCTTCCACCGGATGTTCCCGCTGACCGCCGAGCGCACGCTGGTGCGCTGCGACTGGCTCTACCTGCCGGAGGTGGTCGACTCGGGCGCTGACATCGACCGCTCCGTGGAACTGTTCCACCGGGTCAACCAGCAGGACTTCGACGCCTGCGAGCGCTGCCAGCTGGCCATGGACTCCCGCGCCTACGCCGACGGCGGCGTGCTCGTTCCCAGCGAGCACCACATCTCCGAGTTCCACGACTGGGTGCGCGAGCACATCGGCGAAGAAGGGAAACCCCACAACGGGGCATCCTAA
- the purU gene encoding formyltetrahydrofolate deformylase, translating into MTRSFTLTLSCPNRTGIVQAVSSYLVEHGCDIVEYRQFDDPVRGRLFLRVQATAAIEVDLDAMSRDFAPVATDFEMDFELHPDRDARVVVMVSKLGHCLNDLIYRWRARALGAEIVAVVSNHEDLRPMAEAAGLPFHHIPVSPEVKPEAESQLLQLVDDYQADLVVLARYMQVLSDQTCKALHGRAINIHHSFLPGFKGAKPYHQAYDRGVKLVGATAHFVTPDLDEGPIVEQEVIRIDHTYDPLALQTVGRDAEALALSRAVRWYCENRVLLNGNSTVVFR; encoded by the coding sequence GTGACACGATCGTTCACCCTCACCTTGAGCTGCCCGAACCGCACCGGGATCGTCCAGGCCGTCAGCTCCTACCTCGTGGAGCACGGCTGCGACATCGTCGAGTACCGGCAGTTCGACGATCCGGTGCGCGGGCGCCTGTTCTTGCGCGTGCAGGCCACCGCGGCCATCGAGGTCGACCTGGATGCGATGTCCCGCGACTTCGCTCCGGTGGCCACCGACTTCGAGATGGACTTCGAGCTGCACCCGGACCGCGACGCCCGGGTCGTGGTGATGGTCTCCAAGCTGGGGCACTGCCTCAACGACCTGATCTACCGGTGGCGGGCCAGAGCTCTGGGCGCCGAGATCGTGGCCGTGGTGTCCAACCACGAGGACCTGCGCCCGATGGCCGAGGCCGCCGGCCTGCCGTTCCACCACATCCCGGTGAGTCCTGAGGTCAAACCGGAGGCCGAGTCGCAGCTGCTGCAGCTGGTCGACGACTACCAGGCCGACCTGGTGGTGCTCGCCCGATACATGCAGGTACTCTCCGACCAGACCTGCAAGGCGCTGCACGGCAGGGCGATCAACATCCACCACTCGTTCCTGCCCGGGTTCAAGGGCGCCAAGCCCTACCACCAGGCCTACGACCGGGGTGTGAAACTCGTCGGCGCCACCGCGCACTTCGTCACCCCCGACCTCGACGAGGGTCCGATCGTCGAGCAGGAAGTGATCCGCATCGACCACACCTACGACCCGCTGGCGCTGCAGACCGTGGGCAGGGACGCCGAGGCGCTGGCACTGTCCCGGGCGGTGCGGTGGTACTGCGAGAACCGCGTCCTGCTCAACGGCAACAGCACTGTGGTGTTCCGCTAA